The Geobacillus stearothermophilus ATCC 12980 genome contains a region encoding:
- the moaD gene encoding molybdopterin converting factor subunit 1, translating to MIRLLFFAHLGEQIGEREVMWPHVPETVKQLKDEVEERYGVSLGRVMTAVNEEYARDESPLHAGDTVAFIPPVSGG from the coding sequence ATGATCCGCCTTTTATTTTTCGCGCATTTAGGCGAACAAATCGGTGAGCGGGAAGTGATGTGGCCGCACGTTCCGGAAACGGTGAAACAACTGAAAGACGAAGTGGAAGAGCGCTACGGCGTCTCGCTCGGGCGCGTCATGACTGCGGTCAATGAGGAGTACGCCCGCGACGAGTCGCCGCTTCATGCCGGCGACACGGTCGCCTTTATTCCACCGGTAAGCGGAGGATGA
- a CDS encoding molybdenum cofactor biosynthesis protein MoaE encodes MTEPLFAITDRPISVEDVMKKVMRPEAGAVAVFAGTVREWTNGKRTLFLQYEAYVSMAEKMLAQIGAEIAEKWPGAKTAITHRIGRLKIGDIAVVIAVSSPHRAEAYEANRYAIERIKQIVPIWKKEQWEDGSAWVGDQLETTAYPSGKPEVSEE; translated from the coding sequence ATGACCGAACCGTTGTTTGCCATTACCGACCGGCCGATTTCGGTCGAAGATGTGATGAAAAAAGTGATGCGTCCGGAAGCGGGGGCGGTCGCTGTCTTTGCCGGCACGGTGCGCGAATGGACGAACGGCAAGCGGACGCTCTTTTTGCAATATGAGGCGTACGTGTCGATGGCGGAGAAAATGCTCGCGCAAATCGGGGCGGAAATCGCCGAAAAATGGCCGGGGGCGAAAACGGCGATCACCCACCGGATCGGGCGGCTTAAGATCGGCGACATCGCTGTCGTCATCGCCGTTTCTTCGCCGCACCGCGCCGAAGCGTATGAGGCGAACCGCTACGCCATTGAGCGGATCAAACAAATCGTGCCGATTTGGAAAAAAGAGCAATGGGAGGACGGAAGCGCCTGGGTGGGCGACCAGCTTGAAACGACGGCGTATCCGTCCGGAAAGCCGGAGGTGAGTGAGGAATGA
- the mobB gene encoding molybdopterin-guanine dinucleotide biosynthesis protein B: MNVWQVVGYKHSGKTTLMEKWVAAAVREGWRVGTVKHHGHGGEPARPEGVDSVRHERAGAVATAVEGDGLLQLHLRRPLWRLDDVLALYAPLRLDLVLVEGYKQDRYPKVVLVRSAKDWASLQHLADIRAVIAWEPLEGPLVHPVFSLADDDEYIPWLMNEVRTRT, from the coding sequence ATGAACGTCTGGCAAGTCGTCGGCTATAAACATAGCGGCAAGACGACGTTGATGGAAAAATGGGTGGCGGCCGCGGTCCGGGAAGGATGGCGCGTCGGGACGGTGAAGCATCACGGCCATGGCGGCGAGCCCGCGCGGCCGGAAGGTGTCGATTCCGTCCGCCATGAGCGGGCCGGGGCGGTGGCAACGGCGGTGGAAGGGGACGGGCTGTTGCAGCTACATCTCCGCCGTCCGCTATGGCGGTTGGATGATGTGTTGGCGCTTTATGCGCCGCTTCGGCTCGATCTCGTGTTGGTTGAAGGCTACAAACAAGATCGGTATCCAAAAGTCGTGCTTGTGCGCTCCGCGAAAGATTGGGCGTCGCTCCAGCACCTCGCCGACATCCGCGCCGTCATCGCCTGGGAGCCACTCGAAGGGCCGCTAGTGCATCCGGTGTTTTCGCTGGCCGATGATGATGAATATATTCCATGGCTCATGAACGAGGTGAGAACACGAACATGA
- a CDS encoding molybdopterin molybdotransferase MoeA, with protein MVERRTPIPVAEAIARVMRYAGRGEEETVPLRQSYGRYLAEDLRADHDVPPFDRSPYDGFAIRAADSEGAGLDHPVEFEVIETIGAGQVAKQPVGPFQAVRLMTGAQIPQGCDAVVMLELAKQYERDGKTYMAIKRPFRPGDNISFQGEDAKKGQPLIEKGTRINPGVAALLATFGYAEVKVAKRPRIGIFATGSELLDVSEPLVPGKIRNSNAYMIEAQVFKSGAEPIYFGQLADDLDACFHAVRQALDQVDMLITTGGVSVGDFDYLPAIYKRLGANVLFNKIAMRPGSVTTVAEIDGKLLFGLSGNPSACYVGYELFVRPVVRTRLFSAKPYLKKAKATLGAEFPKPNPFTRFVRSRVEAVDGRLVVKPVGMDKSNIVTSLAFANALMVLPGGTRGFAVGDEVDVWLLDDDEGSSE; from the coding sequence TTGGTCGAAAGACGAACCCCGATTCCTGTCGCGGAAGCCATCGCCCGGGTGATGCGTTACGCTGGGAGAGGAGAAGAGGAGACGGTGCCGCTTCGCCAGTCGTACGGCCGCTATTTGGCCGAAGATTTGCGCGCCGACCATGACGTGCCGCCGTTTGACCGCTCGCCGTATGACGGATTTGCCATTCGCGCCGCCGACTCGGAAGGAGCGGGACTTGACCATCCGGTCGAGTTTGAAGTCATTGAAACGATCGGCGCCGGACAAGTGGCGAAACAGCCCGTCGGTCCGTTTCAAGCGGTGCGCTTGATGACCGGAGCGCAAATTCCCCAAGGGTGCGATGCGGTCGTCATGTTGGAGCTCGCCAAACAGTACGAGCGGGATGGAAAAACGTATATGGCCATTAAACGCCCGTTCCGCCCTGGCGACAATATTTCGTTTCAAGGGGAAGACGCGAAAAAAGGGCAGCCGCTCATCGAAAAAGGGACGCGCATCAATCCCGGGGTGGCGGCGCTCTTGGCGACGTTCGGCTATGCGGAGGTGAAAGTGGCAAAACGGCCGCGCATCGGCATTTTTGCGACCGGCAGCGAACTGCTTGACGTCTCGGAACCGCTTGTGCCGGGAAAAATTCGCAACAGCAACGCCTACATGATCGAGGCGCAGGTGTTCAAAAGCGGCGCCGAGCCGATTTATTTTGGCCAGCTCGCCGACGACCTCGATGCGTGTTTTCACGCTGTGCGCCAGGCGCTCGATCAAGTGGACATGCTCATTACGACCGGCGGCGTCTCGGTCGGGGATTTCGATTATTTGCCCGCCATTTACAAGCGGCTCGGAGCGAACGTGTTGTTTAACAAAATCGCCATGCGCCCGGGGAGCGTGACGACCGTCGCCGAGATTGATGGCAAGCTGCTGTTCGGTCTATCCGGAAACCCGTCGGCGTGCTACGTCGGGTATGAGCTGTTCGTCCGCCCGGTCGTGCGCACGCGGCTGTTTTCGGCCAAGCCGTATTTGAAAAAAGCGAAAGCCACCCTTGGCGCCGAGTTTCCAAAGCCGAACCCGTTCACCCGCTTCGTGCGCAGCCGGGTCGAGGCGGTTGACGGTCGGCTTGTCGTGAAGCCGGTCGGCATGGACAAGTCGAACATCGTCACCTCGCTTGCCTTTGCGAACGCCTTGATGGTGCTGCCGGGCGGAACGAGAGGGTTTGCGGTTGGCGATGAGGTCGACGTGTGGCTTTTGGATGACGATGAGGGGTCAAGCGAATGA
- the ric gene encoding iron-sulfur cluster repair di-iron protein codes for MEQRFTEQSLIGDIVTQFPKAADLFKARRIDFCCGGQRPLKEAIEELGLDGEALLRELNTLYAEAQNKPTGNWSEAPLADLVDHIINTHHRYLNEELPQLSPYVTKVLRVHGMHHPHLSHVHKRFHELKTELEQHLIKEETGAFPLILQFADNPSPENQEAVERAIRELVNEHDAAGDLMKEIRDITNDFTPPEDACGTYRLVYNRLAALEDDLFTHIHLENNILFPRVLAAVKA; via the coding sequence ATGGAACAGCGGTTTACCGAACAATCGTTGATCGGCGATATTGTCACTCAATTTCCGAAAGCAGCGGATTTGTTTAAAGCGCGGCGCATTGATTTTTGCTGCGGCGGACAGCGCCCGTTAAAAGAAGCGATCGAAGAGCTCGGACTCGATGGCGAAGCGCTCCTTCGCGAGCTGAACACCCTTTATGCGGAGGCACAAAACAAGCCGACCGGAAACTGGAGCGAAGCGCCGCTAGCCGATTTGGTCGATCATATCATCAACACGCACCACCGCTATTTGAACGAGGAACTGCCGCAGCTCAGTCCGTATGTCACGAAAGTATTGCGCGTGCACGGTATGCACCATCCGCATCTTTCCCACGTGCATAAACGGTTTCATGAGTTAAAAACAGAACTCGAGCAACATCTCATTAAAGAGGAAACGGGCGCATTCCCGCTCATTTTGCAATTTGCCGACAACCCGTCGCCGGAAAACCAGGAGGCGGTCGAGCGGGCCATTCGCGAACTGGTCAATGAACATGACGCAGCCGGCGATTTGATGAAAGAAATTCGTGACATCACAAACGACTTCACCCCGCCGGAAGATGCGTGCGGCACGTACCGGCTCGTCTACAACCGACTCGCGGCGCTCGAAGACGATTTGTTTACCCACATCCATTTGGAAAACAACATCCTCTTCCCGCGCGTGTTGGCGGCGGTGAAGGCATAA
- the moaA gene encoding GTP 3',8-cyclase MoaA has protein sequence MEERDRVKITDRLARPLRDLRLSVIDQCNFRCVYCMPAEVFGPNFRFLAEDQLLTVDEMALLVECFVELGVEKIRLTGGEPLLRRDLDALIERLSALPGLRDIGLTTNGVHLVKWAQRLKEAGLKRVNVSLDALDDDIFRNMNGIGVGAAPVLKGIEAALAAGLGVKVNMVVKKGWNDSQIVPMAAYFKDLGIPLRLIEFMDVGTTNGWDYSHVVTKKEMYEQINSMHPLEPVEKAYFGEVASRYRYVGTEVEVGFIASVTETFCQSCTRARISADGKLYTCLFASEGVSLKDKLRAGAGKEELKALIAAIWSERTDRYSEERTVETAKQRPKIEMSYIGG, from the coding sequence ATGGAAGAGCGCGACCGGGTGAAGATCACCGACCGCCTCGCCCGCCCGCTTCGCGATTTGCGGTTGTCGGTCATCGACCAATGCAATTTTCGCTGCGTCTATTGCATGCCTGCGGAAGTGTTCGGGCCGAATTTTCGCTTTTTGGCGGAAGACCAGCTGTTAACCGTTGACGAAATGGCGCTTTTAGTGGAATGTTTTGTCGAGCTTGGCGTTGAAAAAATCCGCCTGACCGGCGGCGAGCCGTTGCTTCGGCGCGACCTCGATGCGCTCATTGAGCGGCTGTCCGCGCTCCCTGGCCTGCGCGATATTGGATTGACGACCAACGGCGTTCATTTGGTGAAATGGGCGCAGCGGTTGAAAGAAGCCGGGTTGAAGCGCGTCAACGTCAGCTTGGATGCGTTGGATGATGACATTTTCCGCAACATGAACGGCATTGGCGTCGGCGCCGCCCCGGTGTTGAAAGGCATCGAAGCCGCCCTGGCGGCGGGGCTCGGCGTGAAAGTGAACATGGTCGTCAAAAAAGGGTGGAACGACTCGCAAATCGTGCCGATGGCGGCCTACTTTAAAGACTTGGGCATTCCGCTCCGCTTGATTGAATTTATGGATGTCGGCACAACGAACGGCTGGGATTATTCCCATGTCGTGACGAAAAAAGAGATGTATGAACAAATCAACTCCATGCACCCTCTTGAACCGGTTGAAAAAGCGTACTTCGGCGAAGTGGCGAGCCGCTATCGCTACGTCGGCACGGAGGTGGAAGTCGGCTTTATCGCCTCAGTGACGGAAACGTTTTGCCAAAGCTGCACGAGGGCGCGCATTTCCGCCGATGGCAAGCTGTACACGTGTTTGTTTGCTTCTGAGGGAGTGTCGTTGAAAGACAAACTGCGCGCCGGCGCGGGGAAAGAAGAGCTGAAGGCGCTGATCGCCGCCATTTGGAGCGAGCGGACAGACCGCTATTCGGAAGAACGGACGGTAGAGACGGCGAAACAGCGCCCGAAAATTGAAATGTCGTATATTGGGGGATAA
- the modB gene encoding molybdate ABC transporter permease subunit: MEEFWSPVWLSINVSLLAGVIVAILGTAAARWMARRRFRGKTIVETVFMLPLVLPPSVVGFLLVVLFGRHSPIGKLMETWFHTPVLFTPGAAVMAAVVVSFPLMYQAAKAGLEAVDPTVEGAARIDGANERQVFWHISLPLARNALLSGSVLSFARSLGEFGATLMFAGNIPGKTQTIPTAVYMAMESGRMELAWAWVAVTIGLSFSLLSCAAKLGRWQR, encoded by the coding sequence ATGGAAGAGTTTTGGTCACCGGTATGGTTATCGATAAACGTATCGCTTCTTGCCGGTGTGATCGTCGCAATCCTTGGAACAGCGGCGGCGAGGTGGATGGCGCGCCGCCGGTTTCGTGGGAAGACGATCGTGGAGACGGTGTTTATGTTGCCGCTCGTGCTGCCGCCGTCGGTTGTCGGTTTTTTGCTTGTTGTGCTGTTTGGGCGGCATAGCCCGATCGGAAAGTTGATGGAAACGTGGTTTCATACACCGGTGCTGTTTACACCCGGCGCGGCGGTGATGGCGGCGGTTGTTGTGTCGTTTCCGCTCATGTACCAGGCGGCCAAAGCGGGTCTGGAAGCCGTTGATCCAACCGTTGAAGGAGCGGCGCGCATCGATGGGGCGAATGAGCGCCAAGTGTTTTGGCATATTTCGCTGCCGCTGGCCAGAAACGCCTTGTTGTCCGGGTCGGTGCTGTCGTTTGCCCGCAGCCTGGGGGAGTTTGGCGCGACGCTCATGTTTGCCGGGAATATTCCGGGAAAAACGCAAACGATCCCCACCGCTGTCTATATGGCGATGGAGTCGGGGCGGATGGAGTTGGCGTGGGCATGGGTGGCGGTCACGATTGGATTGTCATTTAGTTTATTGTCCTGTGCGGCGAAACTAGGCCGTTGGCAGCGATAA
- a CDS encoding chemotaxis protein CheW yields the protein MVTKFFCHGSLYNEYFGINIHQIRSIGILQNITKIPKTISCVKGITNLRGNVIPVVDLRERLSMESTSYTDQTRLVVVTINDTDVGLIVDAANEVLDIQEEQIQPTPTVNGNSIEFLAGIANLENRILILLDIEKLLSSDVVIQLYKCTLKRKSMSRK from the coding sequence ATGGTGACGAAATTTTTTTGTCATGGGAGTCTATATAATGAATACTTTGGAATCAATATTCATCAGATTCGTTCTATTGGAATATTACAAAATATTACAAAAATACCAAAAACTATTTCTTGTGTCAAAGGAATTACAAATCTTCGAGGAAATGTGATTCCAGTAGTTGACCTTCGAGAACGTTTATCGATGGAATCCACCTCCTATACTGATCAAACTCGATTAGTAGTCGTAACAATTAATGACACAGATGTAGGTTTAATTGTTGATGCAGCTAATGAAGTACTTGATATTCAAGAGGAGCAAATTCAGCCTACTCCGACGGTTAATGGCAATAGCATTGAGTTCTTAGCAGGAATAGCCAATTTAGAAAATCGTATTTTGATTCTACTAGATATAGAGAAATTATTAAGCAGTGATGTTGTTATTCAGTTATATAAATGCACCTTGAAAAGGAAGAGTATGTCGAGAAAATAG
- a CDS encoding methyl-accepting chemotaxis protein, translated as MKLKMSYSSWVILLTLIGSEMISYVLNYFLKDNTMVSLATSSVVLILVSFGILHYFLVKPISQLTERAQAIIDGDVSRTVQVEAKGDLEVLARTINNMTESLRNLIIKLQNDSNELANFSNSLSESVHLSMKATEELSAAVQQSSASVQEQSANIEEIQAAIEEINAAIEEINASAQQANSDTEASLKTSQEGVDAVEHVVQRLTLVASASEKLKNTISRLSDESNEIEQLVSVITNISDQTNLLALNAAIEAARAGEHGKGFTVVAEEVRKLAEGSAKAAKNIIEIVSRNKKSTDEAVFEIDKVIDEVIESKNLADKAKSALSVIMSVTEEINANTTNIAGAVDQQASAIEQLNQAIDSIASAAQQISAGTQELNATVEEQVQTARNLDASSSVLQEMARNLEEVTKGYVVTSDAENK; from the coding sequence ATGAAATTAAAAATGTCATATTCAAGTTGGGTTATTTTGCTTACGCTGATCGGTTCTGAAATGATTTCATATGTTTTGAATTACTTTCTTAAAGACAATACGATGGTTTCTTTAGCTACATCATCTGTGGTGTTAATTCTTGTGTCTTTTGGAATTCTCCATTATTTTTTAGTAAAACCGATTTCCCAGCTAACTGAACGCGCACAAGCTATTATAGATGGTGATGTCAGTCGAACGGTTCAAGTCGAAGCGAAAGGCGATCTTGAAGTACTGGCTAGAACAATAAATAATATGACTGAAAGCTTACGAAATCTCATTATAAAGCTTCAAAACGACTCAAATGAATTAGCTAATTTTTCTAATTCATTATCTGAATCTGTACATCTATCTATGAAAGCAACAGAAGAATTATCTGCAGCCGTTCAGCAGAGTTCCGCAAGTGTTCAAGAGCAAAGTGCTAATATTGAAGAAATTCAAGCAGCGATTGAAGAGATAAACGCTGCTATTGAGGAAATCAATGCTTCCGCGCAACAAGCGAATTCTGATACGGAAGCATCCTTAAAAACTTCACAAGAAGGTGTTGACGCAGTTGAGCATGTTGTTCAACGACTAACATTGGTTGCGTCCGCCTCCGAAAAATTAAAAAATACGATTTCAAGACTCAGTGACGAATCTAACGAAATTGAACAACTTGTGAGTGTAATTACGAATATTAGTGACCAAACCAATTTACTTGCATTAAATGCAGCGATTGAAGCCGCCCGTGCTGGCGAGCATGGAAAAGGCTTTACCGTTGTAGCCGAAGAAGTTAGAAAACTAGCTGAAGGAAGTGCAAAAGCTGCAAAAAATATTATTGAAATTGTTAGTCGAAATAAGAAAAGTACAGATGAAGCCGTATTTGAAATCGATAAAGTTATAGATGAAGTGATAGAGAGTAAAAATTTGGCTGATAAAGCAAAATCAGCCCTCTCCGTCATCATGTCTGTGACAGAAGAAATTAACGCCAATACTACAAATATTGCAGGTGCTGTGGATCAGCAAGCTTCAGCAATAGAGCAATTAAATCAAGCTATTGATTCCATCGCAAGTGCTGCTCAACAAATTTCGGCTGGAACACAAGAGTTAAATGCGACTGTTGAAGAGCAAGTACAAACTGCCCGAAATTTAGACGCATCATCAAGCGTACTCCAAGAAATGGCTAGAAATTTAGAAGAAGTTACAAAAGGATATGTTGTTACGAGTGATGCTGAAAACAAATAG
- a CDS encoding DUF6431 domain-containing protein — MIQFHDFGIDVQTYAERGKENDFPLLKKCPHCRAKRPLHRHGYDERNALTPHGDDRIWIVRYRCRECLKTVSVLPSFLLPYFQYTLSAIWQVVKEQLGLTEGTNRAPFLPTKDGIIFYVRRFCRNLSSLHSFFARRWRIIGPIVKKEKERASWWIRTLEKHGLDSVIRDMWKDGFRHPFANQMGS, encoded by the coding sequence GTGATTCAATTTCATGACTTTGGCATTGACGTCCAAACGTATGCAGAGCGTGGAAAAGAAAACGACTTCCCTCTTCTGAAAAAGTGTCCGCATTGCCGGGCCAAGCGCCCGTTGCACCGCCACGGTTACGATGAGCGAAACGCATTGACCCCACATGGTGATGATCGCATTTGGATTGTCCGGTATCGCTGTCGGGAATGCTTGAAGACGGTGAGTGTGCTGCCTTCCTTTCTCCTCCCGTATTTTCAGTATACGTTGTCCGCCATATGGCAAGTCGTGAAAGAGCAGTTGGGATTGACCGAGGGGACGAACCGGGCTCCGTTTCTCCCGACAAAGGACGGCATCATCTTTTATGTCCGACGGTTCTGCCGAAACCTATCAAGCCTTCACAGCTTTTTTGCGAGGCGGTGGAGGATCATAGGCCCTATCGTGAAAAAAGAAAAGGAACGGGCTTCCTGGTGGATCCGGACGTTGGAGAAACACGGTCTTGATTCGGTCATCAGAGACATGTGGAAGGACGGATTCCGACACCCTTTTGCGAATCAAATGGGATCCTGA
- a CDS encoding IS481 family transposase: MDESMRHDIALFRYGLIAPLVNGQVEPKTYLKEVSERVHHVPHQGDKRIAAKTILDWCTRYKKGGFDALKPKRRSDRGHSRRLSPDDEDHILALRKEHPTMPVTVFYEHLIEQGEIPENHTSYFTIYRLLKKHNLVGKEILPMPERKRFAYDQINELWQGDLSHGPTIRVHGKAQKTFLIAYIDDCSRLVPYAQFFPSEKFDGLRIVTKEAVLRCGKPKRIYSDNGKIYRSEVLQYACAEMGITLIHTQPYDPQSKGKIERFFRTVQTRFYPLLELNPPKSLDELNERFWKWLEEEYHRKPHASLDGKTPHEVFQSQVHLVSFIEDGDWLDAIFLKREHRKVKADGTITLNKQLYEVPPRFIGQSIELRYDERGVYVYEDGKRVAEAVRVRLEDNAYVKRHRSPFAAIPAKEGEHGV; the protein is encoded by the coding sequence ATGGATGAGTCGATGAGACACGACATTGCCCTGTTTCGGTACGGGCTAATCGCTCCGTTGGTGAATGGGCAGGTGGAACCGAAGACGTATCTGAAAGAGGTGAGCGAGCGAGTGCACCATGTTCCCCACCAGGGCGACAAACGAATCGCAGCCAAGACGATCCTCGATTGGTGCACCCGATACAAAAAAGGGGGCTTTGACGCCTTAAAGCCGAAGCGCCGTTCGGACCGCGGCCACTCAAGGCGTCTGTCGCCCGATGATGAGGATCATATTTTAGCCCTAAGAAAAGAACATCCCACCATGCCCGTGACGGTGTTCTACGAACACCTGATCGAGCAGGGGGAAATCCCAGAAAATCATACCTCTTACTTTACTATATACCGATTGTTGAAAAAACACAACCTGGTGGGAAAAGAAATCTTGCCGATGCCGGAGCGAAAGCGTTTTGCGTATGACCAGATCAATGAGCTATGGCAAGGGGACTTATCCCATGGACCCACGATTCGCGTCCATGGGAAAGCCCAGAAAACGTTTTTGATCGCGTATATCGATGACTGCTCGCGGTTAGTGCCATATGCCCAATTTTTCCCTTCGGAGAAGTTTGACGGGCTGCGGATCGTCACGAAGGAAGCGGTGCTTCGTTGCGGGAAGCCGAAGCGCATTTACTCGGACAACGGGAAAATTTATCGGTCCGAGGTGCTACAGTATGCGTGCGCCGAGATGGGGATTACGCTCATCCACACCCAGCCGTATGATCCGCAAAGCAAAGGGAAAATCGAACGGTTCTTCCGCACCGTACAGACACGGTTTTATCCACTGTTGGAGCTGAATCCGCCGAAATCGCTTGACGAGTTGAACGAGCGTTTTTGGAAGTGGCTTGAAGAGGAGTATCATCGAAAACCGCACGCCTCACTGGACGGAAAAACGCCGCATGAGGTGTTTCAATCGCAAGTGCATCTCGTGTCGTTCATCGAAGATGGCGATTGGCTGGATGCGATTTTTCTGAAACGGGAGCACCGCAAGGTGAAAGCCGATGGCACGATCACCCTGAATAAACAGCTATACGAAGTGCCGCCTCGGTTCATTGGGCAATCGATTGAGCTCCGCTATGACGAACGAGGCGTCTATGTGTACGAAGATGGCAAACGGGTGGCGGAGGCCGTTCGGGTGCGTTTGGAGGACAACGCCTATGTAAAACGCCATCGGTCCCCTTTTGCGGCGATTCCGGCGAAGGAGGGAGAACACGGTGTATAA
- a CDS encoding ExeA family protein, giving the protein MYKSFYSLSREPFAKETDPSEAYQGASFQEALRALEYVKRTRGIGLLIGEPGAGKTFALRALKESLNPSLYHVVYFPLSTGGVMDFYRGLALGLGEEPKYRKVDLFRQIQQAIERLYHERRITPVFILDEMHLAKDAFLQDIAILFNFEMDSTNPFVLMLAGLPHLQGKLRLNQHRPLDQRIIMRYRMGPLEKEEVAGYIEHRMKQAGAKHPIFTPSALEAIALQSRGWPRVINTLATTCLLYGYQLKKDAIDEEVVRMAAEEMGY; this is encoded by the coding sequence GTGTATAAATCGTTTTACTCCCTTTCGCGGGAGCCGTTTGCGAAAGAAACAGACCCGTCCGAGGCGTATCAAGGGGCGTCATTTCAGGAAGCGTTGCGGGCGCTGGAGTACGTGAAACGAACCCGGGGGATCGGGCTGTTGATCGGAGAGCCGGGGGCGGGCAAGACGTTCGCCCTTCGGGCGCTGAAAGAGTCATTGAATCCATCATTGTATCATGTCGTCTACTTTCCGTTATCCACCGGAGGCGTGATGGATTTTTACCGTGGACTGGCCTTGGGATTAGGAGAGGAACCGAAGTATCGCAAGGTAGATCTCTTCCGCCAAATCCAGCAGGCGATCGAGCGATTGTATCATGAACGACGGATCACGCCGGTGTTCATTTTGGACGAGATGCATTTGGCCAAGGATGCCTTTTTACAAGACATCGCCATCTTGTTCAACTTTGAGATGGATTCGACCAACCCATTTGTCTTGATGTTGGCCGGGCTGCCCCATTTACAGGGGAAGCTGCGGCTCAATCAGCACCGCCCTCTCGACCAGCGGATCATCATGCGATACCGGATGGGGCCGCTGGAGAAGGAAGAGGTGGCGGGCTACATCGAACATCGGATGAAACAGGCCGGGGCGAAGCATCCGATCTTCACCCCATCGGCGTTAGAGGCGATTGCCCTGCAGTCGCGGGGATGGCCTCGGGTGATCAACACGTTGGCCACGACGTGCCTGTTATACGGGTATCAGCTGAAAAAGGACGCCATTGACGAAGAAGTGGTGCGCATGGCCGCAGAGGAAATGGGGTATTAG
- a CDS encoding IS110-like element ISGka2 family transposase: protein MDVIYPRCAGLDVHAETIVACALWEEDGHIQKDIQTFSTFSKGLGDLLEWLEEHGVTHVAMESTGVYWKPVFAFLEGYVDLTLANPQRIKNVPGRKTDVSDAEWIAKLLRHGLVEKSFVPPADIRELRDFTRLRKKWVGQLTSEKNRIQKVLESSNVKLGSVLSDLFGVSGKDILARLLEKGYVDKDELDECLRGRLKKKKQAVYDSLLGTLTEHELRLLRLLWKHVEELERLIEEVDQHIDRLLEPYREEVNLLMTMPGVKKQTAAVIIAEMGTDMSVFETPERAASWTGLSPGNHESAGKRKSTRTTKGNPHLRSALCEAAWSAARSKTHPLSRKFWSLAARCGKKKALIAIARRMLVIIFCMISRKEPFRQPQLI from the coding sequence ATGGATGTCATCTATCCTCGCTGCGCAGGATTGGATGTTCATGCCGAAACCATCGTCGCCTGCGCGCTATGGGAAGAAGATGGACACATTCAAAAGGACATTCAAACCTTCTCCACGTTCTCGAAGGGACTTGGCGACCTGCTTGAGTGGCTCGAAGAACATGGGGTCACCCATGTCGCCATGGAATCCACCGGCGTGTATTGGAAACCGGTCTTCGCCTTCCTCGAGGGCTATGTCGACTTGACACTGGCCAATCCGCAGCGGATCAAAAATGTCCCGGGAAGAAAAACCGATGTCTCGGACGCCGAGTGGATCGCCAAGCTGCTCCGCCATGGACTCGTTGAAAAAAGTTTCGTCCCCCCAGCGGATATTCGCGAATTGCGGGATTTTACCCGCCTCCGCAAAAAGTGGGTCGGACAGCTGACTTCGGAGAAAAACCGGATTCAAAAAGTGCTCGAGTCTTCCAATGTCAAACTCGGCTCGGTCCTCTCCGATCTCTTCGGCGTTTCCGGAAAAGACATCCTCGCCCGGCTGCTCGAGAAGGGATACGTGGACAAGGACGAGTTGGATGAATGCCTGCGCGGCAGGCTCAAAAAGAAAAAGCAAGCGGTGTACGATTCGCTGCTCGGCACCTTGACCGAACACGAGCTCCGTCTCCTTCGCCTCTTGTGGAAACACGTTGAGGAATTGGAGCGGCTCATCGAAGAAGTCGACCAACACATCGACCGCCTGCTCGAGCCGTATCGCGAGGAAGTGAACCTGCTGATGACCATGCCCGGAGTGAAAAAACAAACCGCCGCCGTCATCATAGCCGAGATGGGAACCGACATGAGCGTCTTTGAAACGCCGGAACGGGCGGCTTCATGGACTGGATTGTCCCCCGGCAACCATGAAAGCGCCGGAAAGCGAAAGAGCACGCGCACGACAAAAGGCAATCCCCATCTCCGATCGGCGTTATGCGAGGCGGCATGGTCAGCAGCTCGATCCAAGACGCATCCCTTGTCCCGAAAGTTTTGGTCGTTGGCGGCCCGGTGCGGGAAGAAAAAAGCCCTCATCGCCATTGCTCGGCGGATGTTGGTGATCATCTTTTGCATGATCTCCCGCAAAGAGCCGTTCCGCCAACCACAACTTATTTAG